In the Lentisphaerota bacterium genome, CGTTGACCGGGCGCTACGCCGCGCTTGATTTTGAAACCGCTGATTATGGCCGCGACAGCGCCTGCGCGTTATCCGTCGTCCTGCTTGAGGACGAGCGGATTATTGATCGCTGGACCAGCCTGATCCGTCCGCCCAGACGGGAGTTCGTCTTCACCTATCTGCATGGTATTTCCTGGCAGGATGTGAAAGACAAGCCGGCCTTTGGAGAGCTCTGGCCGGCAGTTTCACACTGGATGGGCCCGGTTGACTTTCTGGCGGCGCATAATGCGTCGTTCGACCGTTCTGTCCTCCGGGCCTGCTGCGACATGTCGGGCCACGAACCGGTGAGCGTCCCCTTTCTCTGTACCGTGAAACTGGCGCGGGCTACCTGGGGTATTTTTCCAACCAAACTGTCGGATGTGGCGCGTCATTTGCAGATCCCGCTGCAACACCATGATGCCGCGTCGGATGCTCTTGCGTGTGCGCAGATTCTGGTCAAGGCGCGCGAAAAAGGGCATCAGTATGAGGAATTGCTTCAGAAACATGGGCTGAAGCCGGTCAAAAAGGAACAAGGATTATGATCAAAAAAGGCGGAACGTACGTCGTGATGGGTCTTTTGAACACCGATTCCATCGCTTATTCCACGGGTAAAATGATTGAGGAACTGGGCGGGAAGGTCATCTATACGGCGCAGAATGACCGCATGAAGAAGATCTTCTTTGACCGCGGCTGCCCCGAGCTGTCGCAGGCGGAGAAAGAGGCGATGTGCATCAAGTATTGCGACGTCACGATTGAAGACGAAGTGCGCAATCTGTTTGTGGATCTGGGCGAGGTCGATGGCGTTGTCCATTCCATTGCGTATGCCAATCCGAAAACCTGCC is a window encoding:
- a CDS encoding 3'-5' exonuclease codes for the protein MTEIKNASRQPADEPVSAAPGRKVRTPRSPVPKPALTGRYAALDFETADYGRDSACALSVVLLEDERIIDRWTSLIRPPRREFVFTYLHGISWQDVKDKPAFGELWPAVSHWMGPVDFLAAHNASFDRSVLRACCDMSGHEPVSVPFLCTVKLARATWGIFPTKLSDVARHLQIPLQHHDAASDALACAQILVKAREKGHQYEELLQKHGLKPVKKEQGL